A window from Primulina eburnea isolate SZY01 chromosome 2, ASM2296580v1, whole genome shotgun sequence encodes these proteins:
- the LOC140824252 gene encoding uncharacterized protein, protein MAARPPRHNRDPRGDNQNENPPPPPPPRVNLSQEDMMAIATIVAATLQGFVNPLANAIQPPQETQPHGIKYHYESLRRNRVPTFDGNPDPEVSHNWLKNVETQLHLLEIPEELRVEVVTPFLEDRARKCWETVSPSLAEVEEITWQIFKREFLKQYYPAEFRLQKLNEFENFRQSPDMTVMEYTSRFNDLGTYVLAIMSEETLKMHRFKKGLNSRIQSALAVFKPSSFADLMGAAMSAETDIKRREEENKNKRPLNSQSMQNGPKFKKPNYSGGSFKGNFNNASINEGKWCETCRPKHVGECYRKTGTCFKCGKVGHRIRDCPDNKDKGTGPSKQQENKTNTHVYVITQEEADNSNEVVTGTILLNKMRAYVLFDCGATHSFVSRRSPKKLKLEHDILSELLRVATPASKTIETHKVYRNCKICISKQTFEVELIQLNMVEFDIILGMDWLAKNHAIVDCQKK, encoded by the coding sequence ATGGCAGCCAGACCTCCCCGACACAACCGTGACCCTCGTGGCGACAACCAAAACGAgaatccaccaccaccaccaccacccagAGTGAACCTCAGTCAAGAGGATATGATGGCAATAGCAACCATCGTAGCTGCAACATTGCAAGGATTTGTGAATCCATTGGCCAACGCCATACAACCACCTCAAGAAACACAACCGCATGGAATTAAATACCATTATGAATCCCTCAGAAGAAATCGAGTTCCAACTTTCGATGGGAACCCTGACCCAGAAGTCAGTCACAACTGGCTCAAGAACGTCGAAACTCAACTGCATTTACTGGAGATACCTGAAGAGCTGAGAGTGGAGGTTGTAACACCGTTTTTAGAAGACCGAGCTAGGAAATGTTGGGAAACCGTGTCGCCATCTTTGGCAGAAGTGGAAGAAATCACATGGCAAATTTTTAAGAGAGAATTTTTGAAGCAATACTATCCGGCCGAGTTTCgtctacaaaagctgaatgaatttgaaaatttcagaCAGTCACCGGACATGACGGTAATGGAATACACGTCGAGATTTAATGATCTGGGAACCTATGTCCTAGCGATTATGTCAGAAGAAACGTTGAAAATGCATCGTTTCAAAAAAGGACTCAACAGTCGAATTCAGTCGGCACTGGCAGTATTCAAACCTAGCAGTTTTGCAGATTTGATGGGCGCTGCAATGAGCGCAGAAACTGATATCAAGAGGCGCGAGGAAGAAAACAAGAACAAAAGGCCATTGAACAGTCAATCCATGCAGAATGGTCCCAAGTTTAAGAAACCAAATTATTCAGGTGGGTCTTTCAAAGGGAATTTTAACAATGCGAGCATCAACGAAGGAAAGTGGTGCGAGACATGTCGACCGAAGCATGTGGGAGAATGTTATCGAAAGACCGGTACTTGTTTTAAGTGTGGAAAAGTGGGCCATAGAATTAGAGATTGTCCAGACAACAAGGACAAAGGTACGGGGCCCAGCAAACAACAAGAAAACAAGACTAATACTCATGTCTATGTAATAACCCAAGAGGAAGCCGATAACAGCAACGAAGTAGTGACAGGTAccatcttactcaataaaatgcGTGCATATGttttgtttgattgtggtgccacACATTCATTTGTGTCTAGAAGATCTCCTAAGAAGCTTAAACTTGAGCATGATATTCTTAGTGAACTGCTAAGAGTAGCAACACCAGCCAGTAAAACAATTGAAACCCACAAAGTGTATCGAAACTGTAAAATTTGTATCAGCAAACAAACTTTTGAAGTAGAATTGATTCAACTCAATATGGTtgagtttgacatcatcctCGGAATGGACTGGTTAGCTAAAAACCATGCCATTGTGGACTGTCAAAAGAAATAA
- the LOC140823059 gene encoding kinesin-like protein KIN-5D: MDRRGGGGMVPISPSHTPRSSDKAARDLRSGDGSLNGKNDKEKGVNVQVIVRCRPLSEDEVRVHTPVVISCNENRREVCAIQNIANKQIDRTFNFDKVFGSTSQQKDIYDQSICPIVFEVLEGYNCTIFAYGQTGTGKTYTMEGGSRKKNGDIPSDGGVIPRAVRQIFDILEAQNAEYSMKVTFLELYNEEISDLLAPEECSKFIDDKSKKPIALMEDGKGGVFVRGLEEEIVTTANEIYKILEKGSAKRRTAETLLNKQSSRSHSIFSITIHIKECTPEGEEMIKCGKLNLVDLAGSENISRSGAREGRAREAGEINKSLLTLGRVINALVEHSGHVPYRDSKLTRLLRDSLGGKTKTCIIATISPSIHCLEETLSTLDYAHRAKNIKNKPEINQKMMKSAIMKDLYSEIDRLKQEVYAAREKNGIYIPRDRYLQDEADKKAMSEKVERMELDLESRDKQLLELQELQNSQQQSIVELTDKLEKTEKKLQETEHSLLDLEERHRQANATIKEKDYLISNLLKSEKALVERALELRAELENAVSDVHNLFAKIERKDKIEDGNKILIQNFQSQLTKQLEILHKSVASSTTEQQQQLKEMEEDMQSFVSTKTEAAGELRDRLKNLKTTYGSGIKVLDELAGELDGNSQSTFGQLNLEVSKHSSALEELFQGMASVADTLLDDLQNCLQSQGNKLTVYAQQQREAHSRAVETTRSISQITVNFFKTLDGHTTKLGKIVEEAHTNNDWKLSEFEKKFEECAAHEEKQLLEKVAELLAGSNSRKRKLVQCAIDGLRESAASRTTSLQQEMSIMQDTTCSIKAEWTSYMESAESHYIDDTASVEIGKNDMKDVLYKCMEQAKLGAQQWKNAQESLLSLEKSNVASMNEIVRREMGTNELLHGRFTSAVNSALEDADIGSKNLLSSIDRSLQLDHEASTNLDSMIVPCCGDLRELNSGHHHKIVEITENAGKCLLEDYVVDQPSCSTPKKKAINIPSISSIEELRTPSFEELLKSFWDTKSLKQANGDLKQMLEAVVSLRDSRLPLTAVN; the protein is encoded by the exons ATGGATAGAAGGGGAGGTGGTGGAATGGTGCCGATATCGCCGTCACACACACCACGTTCCAGCGATAAGGCAGCGAGAGATCTGCGATCTGGGGATGGTAGTTtgaacggaaagaatgacaagGAGAAAGGTGTTAATGTGCAGGTCATTGTGCGATGCAG GCCACTGAGCGAGGATGAAGTGAGGGTGCATACTCCTGTGGTGATTTCTTGCAATGAAAACAGAAGAGAAGTTTGCGCTATTCAAAATATTGCCAATAAGCAGATTGATAGGACTTTCAACTTTGACAAG GTATTTGGTTCAACATCTCAGCAAAAGGATATATATGATCAGTCAATCTGCCCCATAGTTTTTGAAGTTCTGGAGGGGTACAATTGCACCATTTTTGCCTATGGGCAAACTGGAACAGGCAAGACTTACACAATGGAGGGTGGATCAAGAAAAAAG AACGGTGATATTCCAAGTGATGGCGGAGTTATTCCAAGAGCTGTAAGGCAAATATTCGATATCCTAGAGGCTCAAAATGCTGAGTACAGCATGAAAGTTACATTCTTGGAATTGTACAACGAGGAAATTTCAGATCTTTTGGCACCAGAAGAATGTTCAAAATTCATTGATGACAAGTCAAAGAAACCAATAGCGCTTATGGAGGATGGAAAGGGTGGAGTCTTCGTCAGGGGATTGGAAGAGGAGATTGTGACCACGGCAAATGAAATCTATAAAATCTTAGAGAAAGGTTCTGCTAAAAGGAGAACAGCAGAGActcttcttaacaaacagagCAGCCGTTCTCACTCTATTTTTTCAATCACAATTCACATCAAAGAGTGCACTCCAGAAGGAGAGGAGATGATCAAATGTGGGAAGCTTAATCTAGTTGATCTTGCTGGTTCAGAAAATATTTCACGCTCTGGTGCCAGAGAA GGCAGAGCAAGGGAAGCAGGTGAGATCAACAAGAGCTTGCTGACCCTTGGTCGAGTCATAAATGCTTTGGTGGAGCATTCCGGTCACGTACCCTATAG GGATAGCAAGTTGACAAGGTTGCTGAGAGATTCTCTTGGGGGAAAAACGAAGACTTGTATAATTGCAACAATATCACCTTCCATCCACTGTTTGGAAGAGACACTTAGCACTCTGGATTATGCTCACCGTGCAAAAAACATAAAGAACAAACCCGAG ATCAATCAAAAAATGATGAAATCTGCAATAATGAAGGATTTGTATTCTGAAATTGATCGACTTAAGCAAG AGGTATATGCTGCAAGGGAGAAGAATGGAATCTACATACCACGAGATCGTTATCTCCAGGATGAGGCTGATAAAAAG GCCATGTCCGAAAAAGTAGAACGCATGGAACTTGATTTAGAATCCAGGGACAAG CAACTATTGGAACTCCAGGAATTGCAAAATTCTCAACAACAGTCGATTGTTGAATTAACTGACAAACTTGAAAAGACCGAG AAAAAGCTACAAGAAACTGAGCATTCATTGCTTGATCTTGAAGAAAGGCATAGACAGGCAAATGCAACGATCAAAGAAAAAGATTACCTTATATCCAATCTTCTCAAGTCTG AGAAAGCACTTGTTGAGCGTGCCCTTGAGCTTCGAGCTGAATTGGAGAATGCTGTATCGGATGTCCATAATCTATTTGCCAAGATTG AACGCAAAGACAAAATAGAAGATGGGAATAAGATTCTTATTCAAAATTTCCAGTCTCAATTGACTAAGCAACTTGAGATCTTGCACAAATCTGTGGCATCTTCTACCACTGAGCAACAGCAACAATTGAAGGAGATGGAAGAAGACATGCAGTCATTCGTATCCACAAAGACTGAG GCTGCTGGAGAGCTTCGGGATCGCCTTAAAAACTTGAAAACCACATATGGATCTGGTATAAAGGTTTTAGACGAGTTAGCTGGAGAGCTTGATGGTAACTCTCAGTCAACTTTTGGTCAACTGAATTTGGAAGTTTCTAAGCATTCTTCTGCACTAGAGGAG CTTTTCCAAGGAATGGCTTCAGTGGCTGATACTTTACTCGATGACCTTCAAAATTGTCTGCAGAGTCAGGGGAACAAATTAACTGTATATGCACAACAGCAACGAGAG GCTCACAGCAGAGCAGTTGAAACCACAAGATCAATCTCTCAAATAACTGTAAACTTCTTCAAGACTTTAGATGGCCACACCACAAAATTGGGGAAGATTGTGGAAGAAGCACATACGAATAATGATTGGAAATTATCTGAATTTGAAAAGAAGTTTGAG GAGTGTGCTGCTCATGAAGAAAAGCAACTACTAGAAAAAGTGGCAGAGCTGCTTGCTGGTTCAAATTCTCGAAAGCGAAAACTG GTTCAATGTGCGATTGATGGGCTTAGGGAGAGTGCAGCTAGCAGAACAACTAGTTTACAGCAGGAGATGTCAATTATGCAAGATACTACTTGTTCTATCAAAGCTGAATGGACAAGTTACATGGAGAGCGCTGAATCCCATTATATTGACGACACAGCGTCAGTGGAAATTGGTAAAAATGACATGAAGGATGTTTTATATAAATG TATGGAACAAGCAAAATTGGGTGCCCAACAATGGAAAAATGCTCAAGAATCCCTGCTTAGTCTAGAGAAGAGCAATGTTGCTTCAATGAACGAAATAGTTAG GAGAGAAATGGGCACCAATGAACTATTGCATGGACGGTTTACttctgctgtaaactctgctcTTGAAGATGCAGATATTGGAAGCAAAAATCTGCTCTCGTCCATTGACC GTTCGCTACAACTTGACCACGAGGCAAGCACGAATCTTGATTCCATGATTGTTCCTTGTTGTGGAGACTTGAGAGAATTGAATAGTGGGCATCATCACAAGATTGTGGAAATCACAGAAAATGCAGGAAAATGCCTTCTAGAGGATTATGTG GTGGATCAACCATCGTGCTCGACACCGAAGAAGAAAGCAATCAATATTCCAAGCATTTCTTCCATTGAGGAACTCAGGACTCCATCTTTTGAAGAATTGCTGAAGTCATTCTGGGACACGAAATCTTTAAAGCAGGCGAATGGAGATTTAAAGCAAATGTTAGAGGCCGTTGTTTCTTTGAGGGACTCCCGGCTTCCTCTGACTGCTGTGAACTAA